The sequence GCCTCGGGCGGGCTGGTAGAGTTTTTTGTGTCGGGGCGATCGCTGCCCTGGTGGTTAGCGGGCACCAGTATGGCCGCCACCACTTTTTCCATTGACACCCCGCTATACATTGCTGGGGTAGTGGGCACCCGAGGCATTGCTGGCAACTGGGAATGGTGGAGCTTTGGCATTGCCCACGTGGTGATGATCTATGTATTTGCTCGGCTGTGGCGGCGATCGGAAATTATTACCGATGCTGAGCTGACCGAACTCCGCTACGGCGGGGCCACTGCCGCCTGGCTACGGGGCATCAAAGCCTTTCTATTTGCGGTGCCGATCAACTGCATTGGCATTGGCTACGCCATGCTGGCCATGGTGAAGGTGATCGATGCCCTGGGGCTGTGGCAATCGTTTGGCATTGAACCTGGGGAAAGCCTAAAGTTGCTCAGCGTGATTGGGGTCAGCGGGCTAGTGCTGCTCTACGCGGGTTTTTCGGGCCTGTGGGGGGTGGTAGCCACCGATTTCTTTCAGTTCTTTTTAGCGCTGCTGGGGGCGATCATCGTCGCGGCGGCGGCGGTAATCAACCTGGGCGGCATGGGCAGCTTAGTCGAGCAGGTCAAGGCCACGGGCGGCACCGATTTGCTGGCCTTTGTGCCCCTGGAGCGATCGCCGGGCGGCTGGTACCAGTGGAGTGAGACCGCAGGCATTACCGTCAGCACCTTTTTGGCCTATGTGACCTTACAGTGGTGGGCCTTTCGGCGCAGCGACGGCGGCGGCGAGTTTATTCAGCGGCTGGCGGCCTCTAAAGACGAGGCTGAGGCCGAGAAAGCGGCCTGGTTTTTCAATATCTTGCACTACGTGATTCGCACCTGGCCCTGGGTTGTGGTGGCCCTAGCCGCAGTCGTCATCTATCCCAACTTAGACGATCGAGAGCTGGGCTACCCCATGCTCATGCTCGACTTTTTGCCACCAGTGCTGCTAGGGCTGGTGGTCGCGTCGCTGATTGCTGCCTTTATGAGCACAGTGTCAACCCTGATCAACTGGGGGGCATCGTACCTGACGAATGACCTATACGCTCGCTTTATGCGGCCCGGTGCTACCGAGGCCGAGCTAGTACTGGCGGGGCGACTGGCCTCGGTGGTAGTGACGGGGTTAGGGGCGATCGCGGCCTTCTACTCCCAGGATGTAACGACGGTCTTTCGCCTGGTGATTGCGATCGGCACCGGGCCGGGGCTGGTGCTGATCCTGCGCTGGTTCTGGTGGCGCATCAACGCCGCTGCCGAGCTGGCCTCAATGCTAGCCGGGTTCGTGGTGGGGCTAGTTACCAGTGTCGTGCCGATTCTGACGATCGCTGACTTTGGTCTGCGACTGCTGGTCACCACCGCGATTACTACCGTGATCTGGGTACTGGCGATGCTGCTCACGCCTCCCGAGAGCGATGACACTCTCGACATCTTCTACCGCAAGGTGCGCCCCGGTGGCCCCGGGTGGGTTCGCCAGCGCCAGCG is a genomic window of Nodosilinea sp. E11 containing:
- a CDS encoding sodium:solute symporter family protein, encoding MIWIDWAIVAVYLVFTLALGLYLSRRASGGLVEFFVSGRSLPWWLAGTSMAATTFSIDTPLYIAGVVGTRGIAGNWEWWSFGIAHVVMIYVFARLWRRSEIITDAELTELRYGGATAAWLRGIKAFLFAVPINCIGIGYAMLAMVKVIDALGLWQSFGIEPGESLKLLSVIGVSGLVLLYAGFSGLWGVVATDFFQFFLALLGAIIVAAAAVINLGGMGSLVEQVKATGGTDLLAFVPLERSPGGWYQWSETAGITVSTFLAYVTLQWWAFRRSDGGGEFIQRLAASKDEAEAEKAAWFFNILHYVIRTWPWVVVALAAVVIYPNLDDRELGYPMLMLDFLPPVLLGLVVASLIAAFMSTVSTLINWGASYLTNDLYARFMRPGATEAELVLAGRLASVVVTGLGAIAAFYSQDVTTVFRLVIAIGTGPGLVLILRWFWWRINAAAELASMLAGFVVGLVTSVVPILTIADFGLRLLVTTAITTVIWVLAMLLTPPESDDTLDIFYRKVRPGGPGWVRQRQRTGLGPVQDLGHDLLRAGSALLLLLGAMLGVGGFLLYQPLTGWFWLVVAVVGWVCLRRLGKTGLPLSRPELDD